The following are from one region of the Cystobacter fuscus DSM 2262 genome:
- the nuoD gene encoding NADH dehydrogenase (quinone) subunit D: protein MADPHKPAAHPSPDVPNPDTDAYAQESELEAHLQSKPMFINMGPSHPAMHGTVRMKVHLEGETIKDADCEIGFLHRGFQKSCENVTWTQCLPYTDRLNYASPLMNNFGFLNAVEKLIGLEIPERAQYVRVIGSELHRIHDHLTCVAATGMELGGFAPFLFAMEARELIMDRVAELTGARLTTSFGRVGGLNRDLPEGWIERTLKSLDKIRELNVEVESLLSRNRIFVDRMKGTGIITAEDAIDYGWTGPCLRACGVDYDLRKTRPYWVYNQLDFDVPVGEHGDNYDRYLMRIEEMKQSERILRQALAKIPSGPIIVDDWRIALPPKPEVYGTIEGVISHFKLVMEGIQVPAGEVFDSTESANGELGWYIVSDGGGRPYKVHVRAPGFPILSAVSSMVTGHMLADLIPTFDTINMIGGEVEQ from the coding sequence ATGGCGGACCCCCACAAGCCCGCAGCCCATCCCAGCCCCGACGTGCCCAACCCGGACACCGACGCCTATGCCCAGGAGTCGGAGCTGGAGGCGCACCTGCAGTCCAAGCCCATGTTCATCAACATGGGCCCCTCCCACCCCGCCATGCACGGCACGGTGCGCATGAAGGTGCACCTGGAGGGAGAGACCATCAAGGACGCCGACTGCGAGATCGGCTTCTTGCACCGCGGCTTCCAGAAGAGCTGCGAGAACGTCACCTGGACGCAGTGCCTGCCCTATACGGACCGGCTCAACTACGCGTCCCCGTTGATGAACAACTTCGGCTTCCTCAACGCCGTGGAGAAGCTCATCGGCCTGGAGATCCCCGAGCGCGCCCAGTACGTCCGCGTCATCGGCTCGGAGCTGCACCGCATCCATGATCACCTCACGTGCGTGGCGGCGACGGGCATGGAGCTCGGAGGCTTCGCGCCCTTCCTCTTCGCCATGGAGGCGCGCGAGCTCATCATGGACCGGGTGGCCGAGCTGACGGGAGCGCGGCTGACGACCAGCTTCGGCCGCGTGGGCGGGCTCAACCGCGATCTGCCCGAGGGGTGGATCGAGCGGACCCTCAAGTCGCTGGACAAGATCCGCGAGCTGAACGTCGAGGTGGAATCGCTCCTGTCGCGCAACCGCATCTTCGTGGACCGCATGAAGGGCACCGGCATCATCACCGCCGAGGACGCCATCGACTACGGCTGGACGGGCCCGTGCCTGCGCGCCTGCGGCGTCGACTATGACTTGCGCAAGACGCGGCCGTACTGGGTGTACAACCAGCTCGACTTCGACGTGCCGGTGGGCGAGCACGGTGACAACTACGACCGCTACCTCATGCGCATCGAGGAGATGAAGCAGTCGGAGCGAATCCTGCGCCAGGCGCTGGCGAAGATCCCCAGCGGGCCCATCATCGTGGACGACTGGCGCATCGCGCTGCCGCCCAAGCCCGAGGTGTACGGCACCATCGAGGGCGTCATCTCCCACTTCAAGCTGGTGATGGAGGGCATCCAGGTGCCCGCCGGCGAGGTCTTCGACTCCACCGAGTCCGCCAACGGCGAGCTGGGCTGGTACATCGTGAGCGACGGCGGCGGCCGGCCCTACAAGGTCCACGTGCGCGCGCCGGGCTTCCCCATCCTGTCCGCCGTCTCGTCCATGGTGACGGGCCATATGCTCGCGGACCTGATTCCCACGTTTGACACGATCAACATGATCGGCGGCGAGGTCGAGCAGTGA
- a CDS encoding 2Fe-2S iron-sulfur cluster-binding protein → MSDNDTKKPTGDAQPPVKGAPTDTPAAKIGSEPSNPPAGPKLDTPPAAHSTPTAPPPAAAAPPPAPKPPGPPPPKNPGFVTCTIDGKEVIAKPGTNMIEAARKVGSIIPYFCYHPRLSIAANCRMCFVEASNAPKMVPACQTPLAEGQVIKTNTPKVKEQQRAVMEFLLLNHPVDCSICDQAGECKLQDYYMRYDYRPSRLEGAKVMKNKRKVLGPRVVMDQERCILCSRCVRFMNEVAKEPQLGIFGRGSHEVVDTFPGSELSSNYSLNTVDICPVGALLSRDYRFRARTWFQSAAPSVCTGCSRGCNTYADFMGQETYRYRPRENEAVNKSWMCDHGRLTYKGLNLGRVLNAVVGRQQGGTARPEVARKEAIQAAGRALADAKGKVAVLASPVASNEDLLAALTFAKTTLGVREVYVGGRPQGEADHYLLTADRNPNRKGLELIAQGLELKLQPFEALVQGIDGGKVKALYAVGAEVPGGDFAQTAAKLDTFVVQATNESPLTAQATVLLPASAHVEYDGSFVQVDGLVQRFRKAYPSKGEAVPHAQLVAELTRELGGTASWTTTREAFRELGKSVPEFASFDWDKAAPPDREKPGINPLPSGADGRPAGYREFGAPRVRGL, encoded by the coding sequence GTGAGCGACAACGACACCAAGAAGCCCACCGGCGACGCGCAGCCGCCCGTCAAGGGCGCGCCCACGGACACGCCCGCGGCGAAGATCGGCTCCGAGCCGTCCAATCCGCCCGCGGGTCCCAAGCTGGACACGCCGCCCGCCGCGCACAGCACCCCCACCGCGCCGCCCCCGGCCGCCGCGGCTCCGCCTCCGGCGCCCAAGCCGCCCGGCCCGCCCCCGCCGAAGAACCCGGGCTTCGTCACGTGCACCATCGACGGCAAGGAAGTCATCGCCAAGCCGGGCACGAACATGATCGAGGCGGCGCGCAAGGTCGGCTCGATCATCCCCTACTTCTGCTACCACCCGCGCCTGTCCATCGCGGCCAACTGCCGCATGTGCTTCGTGGAGGCGTCCAACGCCCCCAAGATGGTGCCCGCGTGCCAGACGCCGCTCGCCGAGGGGCAGGTCATCAAGACCAACACCCCCAAGGTCAAGGAGCAGCAGCGCGCGGTGATGGAGTTCCTGCTGCTCAACCACCCGGTGGACTGCTCCATCTGTGACCAGGCCGGCGAGTGCAAGCTGCAGGACTACTACATGCGCTACGACTACCGCCCCTCCCGGCTGGAGGGGGCGAAGGTCATGAAGAACAAGCGCAAGGTGCTCGGGCCCCGCGTGGTCATGGACCAGGAGCGCTGCATCCTGTGCAGCCGCTGCGTGCGCTTCATGAACGAGGTGGCCAAGGAGCCGCAGCTGGGCATCTTCGGCCGCGGCAGCCACGAGGTCGTCGACACGTTCCCCGGCAGCGAGCTGAGCAGCAACTACTCGCTCAACACCGTGGACATCTGCCCGGTGGGCGCGCTGCTCAGCCGCGACTACCGCTTCCGCGCCCGCACGTGGTTCCAGTCCGCCGCGCCCTCGGTGTGCACCGGGTGCTCGCGCGGCTGCAACACCTACGCGGACTTCATGGGGCAGGAGACGTACCGCTACCGCCCGCGCGAGAACGAGGCCGTCAACAAGAGCTGGATGTGCGATCACGGCCGGCTCACCTACAAGGGCCTCAACCTGGGCCGCGTGCTCAACGCCGTGGTGGGCCGCCAGCAGGGCGGCACCGCCCGTCCCGAGGTCGCGCGCAAGGAAGCCATCCAGGCCGCGGGCCGCGCGCTCGCGGACGCCAAGGGCAAGGTGGCCGTGCTCGCCTCGCCCGTGGCCTCCAACGAGGATCTGCTCGCCGCGCTCACCTTCGCCAAGACGACGCTGGGCGTGCGTGAGGTGTACGTGGGGGGCCGCCCGCAGGGCGAGGCCGACCACTACCTGCTCACCGCCGACCGCAACCCCAACCGCAAGGGCCTGGAGCTCATCGCCCAGGGCCTGGAGCTCAAGCTCCAGCCGTTCGAGGCGCTGGTGCAGGGCATCGACGGCGGCAAGGTGAAGGCGCTCTACGCCGTGGGCGCCGAGGTGCCCGGCGGCGACTTCGCCCAGACGGCGGCGAAGCTGGACACCTTCGTGGTGCAGGCGACGAACGAGTCGCCCCTCACCGCGCAGGCCACCGTGCTGCTGCCGGCTTCCGCGCACGTGGAGTACGACGGCTCGTTCGTGCAGGTGGACGGGCTCGTGCAGCGCTTCCGCAAGGCCTACCCCTCCAAGGGCGAGGCCGTGCCGCATGCGCAGCTGGTGGCGGAGCTGACACGGGAGCTGGGGGGCACGGCCTCCTGGACGACCACGCGCGAGGCCTTCCGCGAGCTGGGCAAGAGCGTGCCCGAGTTCGCCTCGTTCGACTGGGACAAGGCGGCTCCGCCCGATCGGGAGAAGCCTGGCATCAACCCGCTGCCGTCCGGTGCCGACGGTCGGCCGGCGGGCTACCGTGAGTTCGGCGCTCCCAGGGTTCGAGGTCTCTGA
- a CDS encoding complex I subunit 1/NuoH family protein, which translates to MKRVLAMLTMLAVFIGLYAVMTGIAYVLGGFVEKELFTGASRIVNMLILMLAVVMGTAALLTMAERKWSALMQDRIGPNRARIDLPLLRDTALGGIPHFLADGAKMLFKEDHLPAAANKLLYNLGPMLAFAPAFALFAVVPSGPSVSVFGQHVDMVVATPDFGILYVFAIASLAVYGTSLAGWSSNNKFALLGGVRASSQMISYEVALGLSLVGLMMAFSTVQLPAFVGNVANELGLGGEATGQARYLWSTNVGGFDIGIPAWGFLLQPLGFFMFFAAAFAETKRAPFDSPEGESEIIGYFVEYSGMKFGLFMISEFVEVVILAGIITALFFGGYHLPFGGEWLSNLPVMKEHGWLYGTILGTVFWVKTLFFIWLQLMIRWSFLRFRYDQIQTLGWKILLPLGLINVFVTGALILWDPSLRYLALFGMLQIGVLVALTTSSASKEEDTHGTGLAAPSAPTSAGVHARASTAPSH; encoded by the coding sequence ATGAAGCGCGTTCTCGCCATGCTCACCATGCTCGCCGTCTTCATTGGCCTGTACGCCGTGATGACGGGCATCGCCTATGTCCTGGGCGGCTTCGTGGAGAAGGAGCTCTTCACCGGCGCCAGCCGGATCGTCAACATGCTCATCCTCATGCTCGCCGTGGTGATGGGCACCGCCGCCCTGCTCACCATGGCCGAGCGCAAGTGGAGCGCGCTGATGCAGGATCGCATCGGTCCGAACCGCGCGCGCATCGATCTGCCCCTGCTGCGCGACACGGCCCTGGGCGGCATCCCCCACTTCCTCGCCGACGGCGCGAAGATGCTGTTCAAGGAGGATCACCTCCCGGCGGCGGCCAACAAGCTGCTCTACAACCTGGGCCCCATGCTGGCCTTCGCGCCGGCGTTCGCCCTGTTCGCCGTGGTGCCCTCGGGCCCTAGCGTGTCGGTGTTCGGCCAGCACGTGGACATGGTCGTGGCCACGCCCGACTTCGGCATCCTCTACGTGTTCGCCATCGCCTCGCTGGCGGTGTACGGCACCTCGCTCGCGGGCTGGTCCTCCAACAACAAGTTCGCCCTGCTCGGCGGCGTGCGCGCCTCCTCGCAGATGATCTCCTACGAGGTCGCGCTCGGCTTGTCGCTCGTGGGCCTGATGATGGCCTTCTCCACGGTGCAACTGCCCGCCTTCGTGGGCAACGTGGCCAATGAGCTCGGCCTGGGCGGCGAGGCCACGGGCCAGGCGCGCTACCTCTGGTCCACGAACGTGGGCGGCTTCGACATCGGCATCCCCGCGTGGGGCTTCCTCCTGCAGCCGCTCGGCTTCTTCATGTTCTTCGCCGCGGCCTTCGCCGAGACCAAGCGCGCCCCCTTCGACAGCCCCGAGGGCGAGTCGGAGATCATCGGCTACTTCGTCGAGTACTCGGGCATGAAGTTCGGCCTGTTCATGATCTCCGAGTTCGTGGAGGTCGTGATCCTCGCCGGCATCATCACCGCGTTGTTCTTCGGCGGCTACCACCTGCCCTTCGGTGGGGAGTGGCTGTCCAACCTGCCCGTCATGAAGGAGCATGGCTGGCTGTACGGCACCATTCTCGGCACGGTGTTCTGGGTGAAGACGCTGTTCTTCATCTGGTTGCAGCTGATGATCCGCTGGTCCTTCCTGCGCTTCCGCTACGATCAGATCCAGACGCTGGGCTGGAAGATCCTCCTGCCGCTGGGCCTGATCAACGTGTTCGTCACGGGCGCGCTCATCCTCTGGGATCCCTCGCTGCGCTACCTCGCCCTCTTCGGCATGTTGCAGATCGGCGTGCTGGTGGCCCTGACGACGTCCTCGGCCTCGAAGGAGGAGGACACGCACGGCACCGGGCTGGCGGCCCCGTCGGCGCCCACTTCGGCCGGAGTGCACGCACGTGCCTCCACGGCCCCCTCGCACTAG
- a CDS encoding NuoI/complex I 23 kDa subunit family protein, translated as MAYNASQDPRTDIRERTYLPELLRGLAITTRHFIRNLFGTRETQTPFEERTGTSLVTTVQYPEEKIPYPPGYRGLHRLVPRDDGKPRCVACYMCATICPAQCIYIEAGEYPVDAADQSSRVIEKYPTQFVIDELRCIVCGLCVEACPKDAIRMDTYTHTPPEYNRQGFVYDIPKLLKGPAVSHPSDPWNKRSDSRQPAHAHKEAHTRVGEGHEHHDHGHPAHAPALTTGHAEPVPNGRTVISNDGPVPVTKFLK; from the coding sequence ATGGCTTACAACGCATCCCAGGATCCCCGCACCGACATCCGCGAGCGGACTTATCTGCCGGAGCTGCTCCGCGGCCTGGCCATCACCACCCGGCACTTCATCCGCAACCTCTTCGGGACGCGCGAGACCCAGACGCCCTTCGAGGAGCGCACCGGCACCAGCCTGGTGACCACGGTGCAGTACCCCGAGGAGAAGATCCCCTATCCCCCGGGCTACCGCGGGCTGCACCGGCTGGTGCCGCGCGACGATGGCAAGCCGCGCTGCGTGGCCTGCTACATGTGCGCCACCATCTGCCCGGCCCAGTGCATCTACATCGAGGCGGGCGAGTACCCGGTGGACGCCGCGGATCAGAGCTCGCGCGTCATCGAGAAGTACCCCACCCAGTTCGTCATCGACGAGCTGCGTTGCATCGTGTGCGGCCTGTGCGTGGAGGCGTGCCCCAAGGACGCCATCCGCATGGACACGTACACGCACACTCCGCCCGAGTACAACCGGCAGGGCTTCGTCTACGACATCCCCAAGCTGCTCAAGGGGCCCGCGGTGTCCCACCCGTCGGATCCCTGGAACAAGCGCTCGGACTCGCGGCAGCCGGCCCACGCGCACAAGGAAGCCCACACCCGCGTGGGCGAGGGCCACGAGCACCACGACCACGGCCACCCCGCCCATGCGCCCGCGCTGACCACGGGCCACGCGGAGCCGGTTCCCAACGGCCGCACCGTGATCTCCAACGACGGCCCCGTGCCGGTGACGAAGTTCCTCAAGTAG
- a CDS encoding (2Fe-2S) ferredoxin domain-containing protein: MKRYRLSVCKGSSCKAGGSDAVAQAAREELSARSLQPRCELYRGGCYGFCHMGPNVVIREETGRKRDPLSPEDYQLMGWEGEAYYSHMTPEKMRRVVAEHVMQDKPVIELFGHPEEAEG, from the coding sequence ATGAAGCGCTACCGCCTCTCCGTGTGTAAGGGCTCGAGTTGCAAGGCCGGTGGCTCCGACGCCGTGGCCCAGGCCGCCCGCGAGGAGCTCTCCGCCCGCTCCCTCCAGCCGCGCTGCGAACTGTACCGAGGCGGCTGCTACGGCTTCTGTCACATGGGGCCCAACGTCGTCATCCGCGAGGAGACGGGCCGCAAGAGGGATCCCCTCTCGCCCGAGGACTACCAGCTCATGGGCTGGGAGGGCGAGGCGTACTACTCGCACATGACGCCGGAGAAGATGCGGCGCGTGGTGGCCGAGCACGTCATGCAGGACAAGCCCGTCATCGAGCTGTTCGGCCACCCGGAGGAAGCCGAAGGCTAG
- a CDS encoding adenylate/guanylate cyclase domain-containing protein: MRSLPIYSTGLRFLQRLGYSLLQATLFGVILGLLVYYRVPRAQLSEEATPLALLARPASWLQAAENVTYDWRARSLGARGSRSDRVVVVALDDETLAEARQDQHAGIASYPWPREILGGLTQRLLDEGAELVLLDLPLTERSPRAPFSPGAPGQEERDDDRVFRSLLDQVPGKSVLAFSWSADRGVPPGSRLWPYRVRLGTSPTEAEARGRVQKILADQRPAFLLPGKGGVEVWAGVASEQEGQRVALEQGVREPPRVQERRISDDVYRVGPLELFISLAEVKVEGLDASQLGEVRQVEHPVAPLLGTASLYGAITLPADPDGVVRAVPHLVSYRGRDGTRRVLPSMPLVAAMLQANTRELRYADGRLYVGDRFSLPMDESGYSLIRWDAAEVGRGSRGSVARAIPAWNVLLNFFAVREGVPPRAAHDIDGRLIVFSNTSRRAMNFLHTPIGERTPTGAVLAQSLVNLLQSESLSRATRRWDLGLTLGMALLGAFVALTVNRGLRSSGDAFLYLFVMAAVGVGYAVGAWYVFVHRLLWVAMVGPLLAMGLTFLFTIVQASRSEQQLRHFITDVLGRYVSPEVARLVTRDLRQLTRPELREVTVFFCDLDGFSRLSGELPPERLVQFLNEYLTEVTDVVRATRGQVDKYMGDAVMAFWGAPVRTERHAHHACEAALVVRSTLLARQEYWTKTYGHSVQCRIGIDSGEVLVGGMGSTLESKYSVLGRSVKFSMYLEGLNRGYGTFVLVGDGVARLAQDGYVFREVDRVRPKGRTESTRLHELVGRKGEVQAAAQAHLSLHEQALTAYHERRFDEALALFTRSVEEFQDPVARVYIERCRVFTQKRPAEDWDGVFVLEGP; this comes from the coding sequence GTGCGCAGCCTTCCCATCTACTCCACCGGCCTCCGCTTCCTGCAACGGCTCGGCTACTCGCTCCTGCAGGCCACGCTCTTCGGCGTCATCCTCGGGTTGCTCGTCTACTACCGCGTCCCGCGCGCGCAGCTGTCCGAGGAGGCCACTCCGCTCGCGCTGCTCGCGCGCCCGGCGTCGTGGCTCCAGGCCGCCGAGAACGTCACCTATGACTGGCGCGCGCGCTCCCTGGGCGCGCGGGGCTCGCGCTCGGATCGTGTGGTGGTGGTGGCGCTCGACGACGAGACGCTCGCCGAGGCGCGGCAGGATCAGCACGCGGGCATCGCCTCCTACCCCTGGCCCCGGGAGATCCTCGGGGGCCTGACACAGCGGCTGCTCGACGAGGGCGCCGAGCTGGTGTTGCTCGATCTGCCCCTCACGGAGCGCAGTCCCCGCGCCCCCTTCTCGCCGGGTGCGCCGGGCCAGGAGGAGCGGGACGATGATCGGGTGTTCCGCTCGCTCCTGGATCAGGTCCCCGGCAAGTCGGTGCTGGCCTTCTCCTGGTCCGCGGATCGGGGCGTGCCTCCGGGCAGCCGGCTGTGGCCGTACCGCGTCCGGCTCGGCACCTCGCCCACCGAGGCCGAGGCGCGAGGCCGGGTGCAGAAGATCCTCGCCGATCAGCGCCCGGCGTTCCTCCTGCCCGGCAAGGGCGGGGTGGAGGTGTGGGCGGGCGTGGCCAGTGAGCAGGAGGGCCAGCGGGTGGCACTGGAGCAGGGCGTGCGCGAGCCCCCGCGCGTCCAGGAGCGGCGCATCTCCGACGACGTGTACCGGGTGGGGCCGCTCGAGCTGTTCATCTCGCTCGCCGAGGTGAAGGTGGAGGGGCTGGACGCGTCGCAGCTGGGGGAGGTGCGGCAGGTGGAGCACCCGGTGGCGCCGCTGCTCGGCACGGCGAGCCTCTATGGCGCCATCACCCTGCCGGCGGATCCCGACGGGGTGGTGCGGGCCGTGCCGCACCTGGTGAGCTACCGAGGCCGGGACGGCACCCGACGCGTGCTGCCCTCCATGCCCCTGGTGGCGGCGATGCTCCAGGCGAACACGCGCGAGCTGCGCTACGCGGACGGGCGGCTGTACGTGGGCGATCGCTTCTCGCTGCCCATGGACGAGTCCGGCTACAGCCTCATCCGCTGGGACGCGGCGGAGGTGGGGCGCGGCTCGCGCGGCTCGGTGGCCCGGGCCATTCCCGCGTGGAACGTGCTGCTCAACTTCTTCGCCGTGCGCGAGGGGGTGCCGCCGCGCGCTGCCCACGACATCGACGGCCGGCTCATCGTCTTCAGCAACACCTCGCGCCGGGCGATGAACTTCCTGCACACCCCCATTGGCGAGCGCACGCCCACGGGCGCGGTGCTCGCGCAGTCGCTGGTGAACCTGTTGCAGTCCGAGAGCCTCTCGCGCGCCACCCGGCGGTGGGATCTGGGGTTGACGCTCGGCATGGCGCTCTTGGGCGCCTTCGTCGCGCTCACCGTCAACCGGGGCCTGCGCTCCTCGGGGGACGCGTTCCTGTACCTGTTCGTCATGGCGGCGGTGGGGGTGGGCTATGCCGTGGGGGCCTGGTACGTCTTCGTCCACCGGCTGTTGTGGGTGGCCATGGTGGGCCCGCTGCTGGCCATGGGCCTCACCTTCCTCTTCACCATCGTCCAGGCCTCGCGCAGCGAGCAGCAGCTGCGCCACTTCATCACCGACGTGCTCGGCCGCTACGTGAGCCCCGAGGTGGCGCGGCTCGTCACGCGCGACCTGCGCCAGCTCACCCGCCCGGAGCTGCGCGAGGTGACGGTCTTCTTCTGCGACCTGGACGGCTTCTCGCGGCTGTCCGGCGAGCTGCCCCCCGAGCGGCTCGTGCAGTTCCTCAACGAGTACCTGACGGAAGTGACGGACGTGGTGCGCGCCACGCGCGGGCAGGTGGACAAGTACATGGGGGACGCGGTGATGGCCTTCTGGGGCGCGCCCGTGCGCACCGAGCGCCACGCCCACCACGCCTGCGAGGCCGCGCTGGTGGTGCGCTCCACGCTGCTCGCGCGCCAGGAGTACTGGACGAAGACGTACGGCCACTCGGTGCAGTGCCGCATCGGCATCGACAGCGGCGAGGTGCTGGTGGGCGGCATGGGCAGCACGCTCGAGTCCAAGTACTCGGTGCTGGGCCGCTCGGTGAAGTTCTCCATGTACCTGGAGGGGCTCAACCGTGGCTATGGCACCTTCGTGCTCGTGGGCGACGGCGTGGCGCGCCTGGCCCAGGACGGCTACGTCTTCCGCGAGGTGGACAGGGTCCGCCCCAAGGGGCGCACCGAGTCCACGCGGCTGCACGAGCTGGTGGGCCGCAAGGGCGAGGTGCAGGCCGCGGCCCAGGCCCACCTGTCGCTGCACGAGCAGGCGCTCACCGCGTACCACGAGCGGCGCTTCGACGAGGCGCTCGCGCTGTTCACCCGGAGCGTGGAGGAGTTCCAGGATCCGGTGGCGCGCGTCTACATCGAGCGCTGCCGCGTCTTCACCCAGAAGCGCCCGGCGGAGGACTGGGACGGCGTGTTCGTGCTCGAGGGGCCGTGA
- a CDS encoding YtxH domain-containing protein, translating to MFNASDLKNFSKDDVLDLLGLETKKGPADWVLPTLGAFSVGILLGAGLGLLIAPKPGAQLRDDLRNRLREGQDALANATGQSRTEAATRNV from the coding sequence ATGTTCAATGCCAGTGATCTGAAGAACTTCAGCAAGGATGACGTGCTCGACCTGCTCGGGCTGGAGACCAAGAAGGGTCCCGCGGACTGGGTGTTGCCCACCCTGGGCGCCTTCTCCGTGGGCATCCTGCTGGGCGCGGGCCTCGGCCTGCTGATCGCCCCCAAGCCCGGCGCCCAGCTGCGCGATGATCTGCGCAACCGCCTGCGCGAGGGCCAGGACGCCCTGGCCAACGCGACCGGCCAGAGCCGCACCGAGGCCGCGACCCGCAACGTCTGA
- a CDS encoding DUF3618 domain-containing protein: MAADKNARSTTRTPEEIRAEIERTRAELSHSVSALREEVAWRTDWREWVMRRPLACVGAAFFIGFVIGNSQRR; the protein is encoded by the coding sequence ATGGCCGCTGACAAGAATGCACGCTCCACGACGCGTACCCCCGAGGAGATCCGCGCGGAGATCGAGCGCACCCGCGCCGAGCTCAGTCACTCCGTGAGCGCCCTGCGCGAGGAGGTCGCGTGGCGCACCGACTGGCGCGAGTGGGTGATGCGCCGGCCGCTCGCGTGCGTGGGCGCGGCTTTCTTCATCGGATTCGTCATCGGCAATAGCCAACGGCGCTGA
- a CDS encoding phage holin family protein — protein MSSEQTERGLGPLVARLTDGLTRLVSQHLTLARAELVEDARLVGSDLARLAAFVPFVLVGYGFLCAAIAVALAKWLGIAGSLALVGGLNLVGGIVGVSRSAARLKAHRVMDETKNELNRSVTALAQSEGPHGR, from the coding sequence GTGAGTAGCGAACAGACGGAGCGAGGCCTGGGCCCGCTCGTCGCGCGGTTGACAGATGGACTCACCCGGCTGGTGTCGCAGCATCTGACGCTGGCGCGCGCGGAGTTGGTGGAGGACGCGCGCCTGGTGGGCTCGGATCTGGCGCGCCTCGCCGCCTTCGTCCCCTTCGTGCTGGTGGGCTACGGCTTCCTGTGCGCGGCGATCGCCGTGGCGCTGGCCAAATGGCTGGGCATCGCCGGGTCGCTCGCGCTGGTGGGCGGACTCAACCTCGTGGGCGGCATCGTGGGCGTGTCCCGCTCGGCCGCCCGCCTCAAGGCACATCGGGTCATGGACGAAACGAAGAACGAACTCAACCGCAGTGTGACGGCGCTCGCCCAGTCGGAGGGTCCTCATGGCCGCTGA
- a CDS encoding endonuclease/exonuclease/phosphatase family protein, whose translation MGLTLVSYNIHSGIGTDGRFALERVEEVLREVDADLIALQEVGDYRGVTPRDDHPEHLARQLGLHLAFGPNVERGGRRYGNAILSRLPILRSRNYDLSVGDNEPRGALRCDLDLGGGQQLHLFCLHLGLGIRERRRQESLLLSSDILRDAVRSVPLVVCGDFNYWGPGAVRGLARQAIHDAALELEQRDRTFPSRFPLLRLDRIYVDEGVKPLSLQAYRSPLSELASDHLPLVLRFETRPQPQVSDSAPVQLIG comes from the coding sequence GTGGGGCTGACGCTCGTCTCCTACAACATTCACAGTGGTATCGGGACGGATGGCCGCTTCGCTCTGGAGCGGGTGGAGGAGGTGCTGCGTGAAGTCGACGCGGACCTCATCGCGCTCCAGGAAGTGGGGGACTACCGGGGCGTGACGCCCCGGGATGATCACCCCGAGCACCTGGCCAGGCAGTTGGGGCTGCACCTGGCGTTCGGCCCCAACGTGGAGCGCGGCGGCCGCCGCTACGGCAACGCCATCCTCTCCCGGCTGCCCATCCTCCGCTCGCGCAACTACGACCTGAGCGTGGGCGACAACGAGCCCCGGGGCGCCCTGCGCTGTGATCTGGACCTGGGCGGGGGCCAGCAGTTGCACCTCTTCTGCCTGCACCTGGGGCTGGGCATCCGCGAGCGCCGCCGGCAGGAGTCCCTGTTGCTGTCCTCCGACATCCTCCGCGACGCCGTGCGCAGTGTGCCGCTCGTGGTGTGTGGAGACTTCAACTATTGGGGGCCCGGCGCGGTGCGCGGCCTGGCGCGTCAGGCCATCCACGACGCGGCCCTGGAGCTGGAGCAACGAGATCGCACCTTCCCCTCCCGCTTTCCGCTGCTGCGGCTGGATCGCATCTACGTGGACGAGGGTGTGAAGCCGCTGTCGCTCCAGGCCTACCGCTCGCCGCTGTCCGAGCTGGCCTCGGATCACCTGCCGCTCGTGCTGCGCTTCGAGACGCGGCCGCAGCCCCAGGTGTCGGACTCCGCTCCGGTGCAGCTCATCGGCTAG